A genomic region of Anaerolineales bacterium contains the following coding sequences:
- a CDS encoding cyclase family protein, whose amino-acid sequence MRTYDVTLTIHPSMPVWPGDPGVSLQRVQKIEEGSLANVSRIEMGVHTGTHVDAPYHFIKDGSTVERLSLKTLIGRAYVVHLEDSVERVLPSHLEAAGIPPRTQRVLVRTRNSKQWAKGDYKPFDENYVGIDVSAAEYLVKRGVKLVGVDYLSVAPFPEPQPTHVALLKAGVVIVEGLNLSQVAQGRYNFWCLPLKLDKTDGAPARAVLVGV is encoded by the coding sequence ATGCGAACCTACGACGTAACCCTCACAATCCATCCTTCCATGCCGGTATGGCCGGGTGACCCCGGCGTGAGCCTGCAACGCGTGCAAAAAATCGAAGAAGGCTCCCTGGCTAACGTCTCGCGCATTGAGATGGGCGTGCATACCGGCACGCATGTAGATGCCCCCTATCACTTCATCAAAGATGGCAGCACGGTAGAGCGGCTCTCGCTGAAGACGCTGATTGGCCGCGCCTATGTGGTGCATCTGGAAGATAGTGTCGAGCGCGTGCTGCCCAGCCATCTTGAAGCGGCGGGCATTCCGCCGCGCACGCAGCGCGTGCTGGTGCGTACGCGCAATTCGAAGCAATGGGCCAAGGGCGATTACAAACCCTTCGATGAGAACTATGTCGGCATTGACGTCAGCGCGGCGGAATACCTGGTGAAGCGCGGCGTAAAGCTGGTGGGGGTGGATTACCTCTCCGTGGCGCCTTTCCCCGAGCCGCAGCCCACGCATGTGGCCCTGCTCAAAGCGGGGGTGGTGATCGTCGAAGGGCTGAATCTCTCGCAGGTGGCGCAGGGGCGGTATAACTTCTGGTGTCTGCCGCTGAAGCTGGATAAGACCGACGGTGCGCCGGCGCGTGCCGTTTTGGTGGGCGTCTAG
- the ftsZ gene encoding cell division protein FtsZ — MQAIFTQETQPTPRPDAAMHAEQPQTERSQSERTASVHGPVIKVLGLGGGGGNAVDRMIELGLENIEFIAANTDYQVLQNSLAPTKVQLGPQLTRGLGAGGDPEVGRQAALESRKELQAALEGADMVFLTAGMGGGTGTGSIGIAGEVARELGAVTIAVVTMPFSFEMGRRLKNAQEGLGWLQPNTDTLIAIPNDRLLYIAPQDIPLEMAFRMADDVLHQSVQGIAELVTQPGLINVDFAHVRNMMLKGGGALMAIGHGNGEGKAVSAVQQALNHPLLESISLKDASGVIANFSGGDDLSLFEVGEALGYLRELVNEDVEVVMGVSHDERLNERTQVILVVTGIGAKSLADVLPGAERLQPLALGATAAQRAPAVVAAPALAMAAAGTPAGAEMPVENEPSETAFQAGLQMQPVQAEMVAESMPAMPVDVLNDLDVPAFMRKRARFNLRVGE; from the coding sequence ATGCAAGCAATCTTCACCCAGGAAACCCAACCAACCCCGCGGCCAGATGCAGCGATGCACGCTGAACAGCCACAGACCGAACGCTCGCAAAGCGAACGCACGGCCAGCGTGCATGGCCCCGTCATCAAGGTGCTTGGCCTGGGTGGCGGTGGCGGCAACGCAGTTGACCGCATGATCGAGCTGGGCCTGGAGAACATTGAGTTCATTGCCGCCAACACCGATTACCAGGTGCTGCAAAACAGCCTGGCCCCCACCAAGGTGCAGCTCGGCCCGCAGCTCACCCGCGGCCTGGGCGCCGGCGGCGATCCTGAGGTTGGCCGCCAGGCCGCCCTCGAGAGCCGCAAAGAGTTGCAGGCCGCGCTGGAAGGCGCCGATATGGTCTTCCTCACCGCGGGCATGGGCGGCGGCACCGGTACCGGCTCAATTGGCATTGCCGGTGAGGTGGCGCGCGAACTGGGCGCGGTAACCATTGCGGTGGTAACCATGCCGTTTAGCTTTGAAATGGGCCGCCGGCTCAAGAACGCTCAGGAAGGGCTGGGCTGGCTGCAACCGAATACAGATACGCTGATCGCGATCCCCAACGACCGCCTGCTGTACATCGCGCCCCAAGACATCCCCTTGGAGATGGCGTTCCGCATGGCTGATGATGTGTTGCACCAATCGGTGCAGGGCATTGCCGAGCTGGTGACCCAGCCCGGGCTGATCAACGTAGATTTTGCCCACGTGCGCAACATGATGTTGAAAGGCGGTGGCGCGTTGATGGCCATCGGCCACGGCAACGGTGAGGGCAAGGCGGTTAGCGCCGTGCAACAGGCCCTCAACCATCCCCTGTTGGAGAGCATCTCGCTCAAAGACGCTTCAGGCGTGATCGCTAACTTCAGCGGCGGAGATGATCTGAGCCTGTTTGAAGTCGGTGAGGCGCTAGGCTACCTGCGCGAGCTGGTGAACGAAGATGTGGAAGTGGTCATGGGCGTCTCGCATGACGAACGCCTGAACGAGCGCACCCAGGTGATCCTGGTGGTGACCGGTATCGGTGCCAAGAGCCTGGCCGACGTGCTGCCCGGCGCCGAACGCCTGCAGCCGTTGGCGCTGGGCGCCACGGCCGCACAGCGCGCCCCAGCCGTGGTGGCCGCCCCCGCGCTGGCCATGGCCGCAGCAGGCACCCCGGCCGGCGCGGAGATGCCCGTCGAGAACGAGCCGAGTGAAACCGCCTTCCAGGCTGGCTTGCAAATGCAGCCAGTGCAGGCGGAGATGGTGGCCGAGAGCATGCCCGCCATGCCGGTGGATGTGCTCAATGATCTTGACGTGCCGGCCTTCATGCGCAAGCGTGCCCGTTTCAACCTGCGCGTAGGCGAATAA
- a CDS encoding DUF309 domain-containing protein translates to MAVRDPDEIFVTPEQLPSACSGALHPEAQRGIALFNAGQYWEAHEALESAWRDESGPARHLYKGILQAGVMYLQIQRGNYVGMAKMYERCKKWLRPWPPVCRGVDVEQLRADVEAVMAAAQRLGPQQLGKFDMGLLKPVRVQA, encoded by the coding sequence ATGGCCGTGCGCGATCCCGATGAGATTTTTGTCACTCCCGAGCAACTGCCCAGCGCCTGCAGCGGCGCGCTGCACCCCGAGGCGCAGCGCGGCATCGCCCTGTTCAACGCCGGCCAGTACTGGGAGGCGCACGAGGCGCTGGAAAGCGCCTGGCGCGATGAAAGCGGCCCGGCGCGCCATCTGTATAAGGGGATCTTGCAAGCTGGCGTGATGTATTTGCAGATCCAGCGCGGCAACTATGTGGGCATGGCCAAGATGTATGAGCGCTGCAAGAAGTGGCTGCGCCCCTGGCCGCCGGTGTGCCGCGGCGTAGATGTTGAACAGTTGCGCGCCGATGTGGAAGCCGTTATGGCTGCGGCACAAAGGTTAGGGCCGCAGCAGCTAGGGAAATTTGATATGGGGTTGCTAAAGCCAGTTAGGGTACAAGCGTAG
- the mdh gene encoding malate dehydrogenase, whose product MSHKITIVGAGMTGATAAHWLAERELAEIALIDVVEGMPQGKALDLLEAMPIIGKDVKVAGSNDYAASEGSDIVVITAGLPRKPGMSRDDLLAVNADIVKKATEETLKRSPNAIYIILTNPLDAMGYVAMKTGGLPRERVIGQAGILDSARMRAFVAMELGVSVENIFCYVLGGHGDSMVPLTRHSNVAGVPLNETMPADKLEAIVERTRKGGGEIVALLKQGSAFYAPSAAIAQMAEAILKDKQLIAPCAVYMNGEYGLKDIFFGVPAQLGRNGLEKVIEYKLNEQETAMLESSAAEVRELTAALKF is encoded by the coding sequence ATGTCGCACAAGATCACGATTGTCGGCGCCGGCATGACCGGGGCCACCGCCGCCCACTGGCTCGCTGAGCGCGAGTTGGCTGAAATTGCACTGATTGACGTTGTCGAGGGCATGCCGCAGGGTAAAGCCCTCGATTTATTAGAGGCCATGCCGATCATTGGCAAAGATGTAAAAGTGGCCGGCAGCAATGATTACGCCGCCAGCGAAGGCTCCGACATCGTCGTGATCACCGCCGGCCTGCCACGCAAGCCTGGCATGAGCCGCGATGATCTGCTGGCCGTCAATGCCGATATTGTCAAGAAGGCCACTGAAGAGACCCTGAAGCGCTCCCCGAACGCCATCTACATCATCCTCACCAACCCGCTGGATGCAATGGGCTACGTGGCGATGAAGACCGGTGGCCTGCCGCGCGAGCGCGTCATCGGCCAGGCCGGCATCCTCGATTCGGCCCGCATGCGTGCCTTCGTAGCGATGGAGCTGGGCGTGAGCGTGGAGAACATCTTCTGCTACGTGCTCGGTGGCCACGGTGACAGCATGGTGCCGCTCACCCGCCATTCCAACGTGGCTGGCGTGCCGCTCAACGAAACCATGCCCGCCGATAAGCTGGAAGCCATCGTCGAGCGCACCCGCAAGGGCGGCGGCGAGATCGTGGCGCTGCTCAAGCAGGGCAGTGCCTTCTATGCCCCTTCGGCGGCCATCGCCCAGATGGCCGAGGCGATCCTCAAGGATAAGCAGCTGATCGCCCCATGCGCCGTGTACATGAACGGGGAATACGGCTTGAAAGATATCTTCTTCGGCGTGCCGGCCCAACTAGGCCGCAACGGCCTCGAGAAGGTGATCGAATACAAGCTCAATGAGCAAGAAACCGCAATGCTGGAGAGCTCGGCCGCCGAAGTGCGCGAGCTCACTGCAGCGCTGAAGTTCTAA
- a CDS encoding citrate synthase, which produces MAKDTLTIKDNRTGQEYEVPIWNGTVKATDLRQIKTGTEDFGLMTYDPAYMNTASTKSAITYLDGEKGILRYRGYPIEQLAEKCTYLEVAYLILYGELPTQSQLDQWVYDITHHTIIHENIKQFMQTFRYDAHPMGMFIATVAALSTFYPEANQINDTTVRTIQIQRLIAKVPTIAAFSYRHSRGLPFIYPDNNLSYPGNFLSMMFKMMEQNYEPNPVLERALDVLFILHADHEQNCSTSAMRSIGSSKVDPYSAMAGAAAALYGPLHGGANEAVLRMLSQIGDVKNIPSFVEKVKQGEGRLMGFGHRVYKNYDPRAKIIKQVAEDVFKVTGRNALLDIAVELEQIALKDPYFIERKLYPNVDFYSGIIYQAMGLPVAFFPVMFAIPRTVGWLAQWQEMLLDEEQKIARPRQVYMGEDKRDFVPMDKRK; this is translated from the coding sequence ATGGCAAAAGACACACTGACCATCAAAGACAATCGCACCGGGCAGGAATACGAGGTGCCGATTTGGAACGGCACGGTGAAGGCTACCGACCTGCGCCAGATCAAGACCGGCACCGAAGACTTTGGGCTGATGACCTATGACCCGGCCTACATGAATACGGCCAGCACCAAGAGCGCCATCACTTACCTTGACGGCGAAAAAGGCATTCTGCGCTATCGCGGCTATCCCATCGAACAACTGGCCGAGAAGTGCACCTATCTTGAAGTGGCCTACCTGATCCTGTACGGCGAGCTGCCTACCCAGAGCCAGTTGGACCAGTGGGTGTATGACATTACCCATCACACCATCATCCACGAGAACATCAAACAGTTCATGCAGACCTTCCGCTACGATGCCCACCCGATGGGCATGTTCATCGCCACGGTAGCGGCGCTTTCCACCTTCTACCCCGAAGCCAATCAGATCAACGACACCACCGTGCGCACCATTCAGATCCAGCGCTTGATCGCCAAGGTGCCCACGATCGCAGCCTTCTCGTACCGCCACAGCCGTGGCCTGCCCTTCATTTACCCGGATAACAACCTGAGCTACCCGGGCAATTTCTTGAGCATGATGTTCAAGATGATGGAGCAGAACTACGAGCCCAACCCGGTGCTGGAGCGTGCGCTGGACGTGCTCTTCATCTTGCACGCTGACCATGAGCAGAACTGCAGCACCAGCGCCATGCGCTCGATCGGCTCCAGCAAGGTGGACCCGTACTCCGCGATGGCCGGCGCGGCCGCCGCGCTCTACGGCCCGCTACATGGCGGCGCCAACGAAGCCGTGCTGCGCATGCTCAGCCAGATCGGCGATGTCAAGAACATCCCCAGCTTTGTTGAGAAGGTCAAGCAGGGCGAGGGCCGTTTGATGGGCTTCGGCCACCGCGTCTACAAGAATTACGATCCGCGCGCCAAGATCATTAAGCAGGTAGCCGAAGACGTCTTCAAGGTCACTGGGCGCAACGCCCTGCTGGATATTGCCGTGGAGTTGGAGCAGATCGCACTGAAGGATCCATACTTCATCGAGCGCAAGCTGTACCCCAATGTCGATTTCTACTCCGGCATCATCTACCAGGCCATGGGCCTGCCGGTAGCCTTCTTCCCGGTGATGTTCGCCATCCCGCGCACGGTGGGCTGGCTGGCCCAGTGGCAAGAGATGTTGCTGGACGAAGAGCAGAAGATCGCCCGCCCGCGCCAGGTTTATATGGGCGAAGACAAGCGCGATTTTGTGCCGATGGACAAGCGTAAGTAA
- a CDS encoding NAD-dependent epimerase/dehydratase family protein, with protein sequence MILVTGGPGFIGQRLIQRLVAEGHQVRTLIRPSRHTPQLPRGVAVQAALSSLADARGLRAALVGVDTVFHLAGIDWADPEDDLRATDIDGTRTLLQTAADAGVTRLVYLSHLDADRAAAYPVLKTKGIAEEFIRQSSLQATILRSGLVYGPGDHFTVRLAQLLARVPRVFPIPGDGGALVQPLWVEDLVTCLAWCLQDATTIGQTYEIGGPEHIPYRRIVELVMERSGHARRLLAVRPSYLRLLNVLLHTMAPQLPVSSYWLDYLAADRICELETVPRSFHFMPARFSQRLEYLQGVDWKIAAAE encoded by the coding sequence ATGATCTTGGTCACCGGCGGCCCCGGATTCATCGGCCAACGCTTGATCCAGCGCTTGGTGGCCGAAGGCCATCAGGTGCGCACGCTGATCCGCCCCTCACGCCATACCCCGCAGTTGCCGCGCGGCGTGGCCGTGCAGGCGGCGCTGAGCAGCCTGGCGGATGCACGCGGGCTGCGCGCCGCGCTGGTGGGCGTGGATACCGTGTTCCACCTGGCGGGCATTGACTGGGCTGACCCGGAGGACGATTTGCGCGCCACCGATATCGACGGCACGCGCACCTTGCTGCAAACCGCCGCCGATGCCGGCGTGACGCGGCTGGTATACCTCAGCCATCTGGACGCGGATCGCGCCGCGGCTTACCCGGTGCTAAAAACCAAAGGCATCGCCGAGGAATTCATCCGCCAGAGCTCGCTGCAGGCAACCATTCTGCGCAGTGGGTTGGTCTATGGCCCGGGCGATCACTTCACCGTGCGCCTGGCGCAGTTGCTGGCGCGCGTGCCACGCGTCTTCCCCATTCCGGGTGATGGCGGCGCACTGGTGCAGCCGCTCTGGGTAGAGGACCTGGTGACCTGCCTGGCCTGGTGCCTGCAAGACGCCACCACCATCGGGCAGACCTATGAGATTGGCGGGCCGGAGCACATTCCCTACCGCCGCATTGTGGAATTGGTGATGGAACGCAGCGGCCACGCGCGCCGCTTGCTGGCGGTGCGCCCATCCTATTTGCGGCTGCTGAATGTGCTGCTGCACACCATGGCGCCGCAATTGCCGGTCTCCAGCTATTGGCTGGATTACCTGGCGGCTGACCGCATCTGTGAGCTGGAGACCGTGCCGCGCAGCTTTCATTTCATGCCGGCGCGCTTCTCACAACGTTTGGAATACTTGCAGGGCGTGGATTGGAAGATCGCGGCCGCCGAGTAA
- a CDS encoding DUF4097 family beta strand repeat protein, translating into MARIEFPIDDEPEIRIDDVRGSLQVRGWNEERIRIEARNEQDLHFTNTAGRLTLRADNDCTLRVPVGSTLSVQQVGRDAYIQSIEGTVQVQQVAGSLTLRSTGEATLQAVAGSVAARAIEGDLTIRAVSGNASLRDIEGDLTIDAVDANLALRNIQGDIRVTAGGNADLRLDAEGGDVHVQASGNLFCNLADPSDAHVRLESGAESIHIRTQDTKNFIQSPSHEFTLGDGGRDVLLQADGLIDFRSRAYKGSDMEDLDFDLDLDLDLLEANAGLAGEITEQVSAQLDAQLESVNEQLKELHERLRHTSERNAQRAQRRIEAAQRQLQSKLQSRNARAHSLQTPKQAAPVSEQERMMILQMVQDKKISVSQAEMLLNAIEGRPVSVPTPPTPPPPTPPTPPPPTPPTPSTPRTPPAPPAPPHTVADEPQGTDNA; encoded by the coding sequence ATGGCACGCATTGAATTCCCGATCGACGATGAACCAGAAATTCGCATTGACGATGTGCGCGGCTCGCTGCAAGTGCGCGGCTGGAACGAGGAGCGCATTCGTATCGAGGCACGCAATGAGCAAGACCTGCACTTCACCAACACCGCCGGCCGCCTGACCCTGCGCGCCGATAATGACTGCACGCTACGCGTGCCGGTCGGCAGCACACTCAGCGTGCAACAGGTTGGCCGCGATGCGTACATTCAAAGCATCGAAGGCACCGTACAGGTGCAGCAGGTGGCCGGCTCGCTGACCCTGCGCAGCACAGGCGAAGCCACGCTGCAGGCAGTAGCCGGCAGCGTGGCGGCACGCGCCATCGAAGGCGATCTGACCATTCGCGCGGTTTCCGGCAATGCCAGCCTGCGCGACATCGAAGGCGATCTGACCATTGATGCGGTGGATGCGAACTTGGCGCTGCGCAATATCCAAGGCGACATTCGCGTCACCGCCGGCGGCAATGCCGACCTGCGCCTGGATGCCGAGGGCGGTGATGTGCATGTGCAAGCCAGTGGCAACTTGTTCTGCAATCTGGCCGATCCCAGCGATGCGCATGTGCGCCTGGAGAGCGGCGCCGAGAGCATCCACATTCGCACGCAAGACACCAAGAATTTCATCCAGTCCCCCAGCCATGAATTCACCTTGGGGGATGGCGGCCGCGATGTTTTGCTGCAGGCCGATGGCCTGATCGATTTCCGTAGCCGGGCCTACAAAGGCAGCGATATGGAGGACCTGGATTTTGACCTGGATCTGGACCTGGACCTGCTGGAAGCCAATGCCGGCCTGGCGGGTGAGATTACCGAGCAAGTCAGTGCCCAACTGGATGCCCAGTTGGAAAGCGTGAACGAGCAACTCAAAGAACTCCACGAGCGCCTGCGCCACACCAGTGAACGCAATGCCCAGCGTGCCCAACGCCGCATCGAAGCCGCCCAACGCCAGTTGCAGAGCAAATTACAATCGCGCAATGCCCGCGCCCATTCGCTGCAGACGCCGAAACAGGCAGCCCCAGTCAGCGAGCAGGAACGTATGATGATCTTGCAAATGGTGCAGGATAAAAAGATCAGCGTGAGCCAGGCCGAGATGTTGCTCAATGCGATCGAAGGCCGCCCTGTTTCTGTGCCTACACCGCCCACGCCGCCTCCGCCTACACCGCCCACGCCGCCTCCGCCTACACCGCCCACGCCGTCTACCCCTCGCACACCGCCTGCCCCGCCCGCCCCGCCGCATACGGTTGCTGATGAGCCCCAAGGAACAGACAATGCCTAA
- the trxB gene encoding thioredoxin-disulfide reductase gives MQATSSNTPLAHEHVKVLILGSGPAGLAAALYTARAQLQPVVLAGQEYGGQVSLTATVENYPGFPDAVGGPELTELFRKQAEHFGAKTVFDTAVAVDLSQRPFKVTSFATEYTADALIIATGATPRHLEVPGETEFTGRGVSYCGTCDGFFFKDKDIVVVGGGDSAMEEGTFLTRFANNVTVIHRREDFRAGELLLQRAKDNPKMKFITNTVVNKIDGNGTVQTVELEDVRTGEKQPFTTDGVFIFIGHTPNTQLFQGQLAMEEGGYLVANRYMETSVPGVFAAGEVADPHFRQVITSAGMGAAAGIQATRFLEANE, from the coding sequence ATGCAAGCCACGTCATCGAATACACCTCTTGCTCACGAGCACGTCAAAGTGCTCATCCTCGGTTCGGGCCCGGCTGGCTTGGCCGCCGCGCTGTACACCGCCCGCGCCCAACTGCAACCGGTGGTGCTGGCCGGCCAGGAATACGGCGGCCAGGTTTCGCTGACGGCCACGGTGGAAAACTATCCCGGCTTCCCGGATGCCGTGGGTGGCCCGGAGCTGACCGAGCTGTTTCGCAAGCAGGCTGAGCATTTTGGCGCCAAGACGGTCTTCGATACCGCCGTGGCGGTTGACCTGAGCCAGCGCCCCTTCAAGGTCACCAGCTTCGCTACCGAATACACCGCCGATGCACTCATCATTGCCACCGGCGCCACACCGCGCCATTTGGAAGTGCCCGGCGAAACCGAATTCACCGGCCGCGGGGTTTCGTACTGCGGCACCTGTGATGGCTTCTTTTTCAAGGATAAAGACATCGTTGTGGTCGGCGGCGGCGATAGTGCCATGGAAGAAGGCACCTTCCTCACCCGCTTCGCCAACAACGTAACCGTGATTCACCGCCGCGAGGATTTCCGTGCCGGGGAGCTGCTGCTGCAGCGCGCCAAAGACAATCCGAAAATGAAGTTCATCACCAATACCGTGGTGAATAAGATCGACGGCAATGGCACCGTGCAAACCGTGGAATTGGAAGACGTGCGCACCGGTGAAAAGCAGCCTTTCACCACCGATGGCGTGTTCATCTTCATTGGCCATACCCCCAATACCCAGCTCTTCCAGGGCCAGTTGGCCATGGAGGAGGGCGGCTATCTGGTGGCCAATCGCTACATGGAAACCAGCGTGCCGGGCGTCTTCGCCGCTGGCGAGGTGGCCGACCCGCATTTTCGCCAGGTGATCACCTCGGCGGGCATGGGCGCGGCAGCCGGCATCCAGGCCACGCGCTTCCTGGAAGCCAACGAATAG
- a CDS encoding FadR family transcriptional regulator, whose protein sequence is MLKDAAPFDFIKYLANGNGSDRLPSLQELSAEHGVSISVLREQLQVARALGFVEVRPRTGIKRLPYTFAPAVRESLFYAMERDEAAFDRFSDVRRHLERVYWFEAVQRLTADDIQHLRTLVARAEEMLKGQPIRVPHNEHRELHLVIYQHLQNPFVIGLLEAYWEAYEQVGLSLYTGLAYQRKVWDSHHQIVEAIAEKDFVRGHQLLVSHFDLIDKRNE, encoded by the coding sequence ATGCTAAAAGACGCCGCCCCCTTCGACTTTATTAAATACCTTGCCAACGGCAATGGCAGTGATCGCCTGCCGTCACTGCAAGAATTGAGCGCGGAACACGGCGTAAGTATCTCCGTTTTACGTGAACAACTGCAAGTGGCGCGTGCCCTCGGCTTCGTGGAGGTGCGCCCGCGCACCGGTATCAAGCGCCTGCCCTACACCTTTGCCCCGGCGGTGCGCGAGAGCCTGTTCTATGCCATGGAGCGCGACGAGGCCGCCTTTGACCGCTTCTCGGATGTGCGCCGCCACCTGGAACGCGTGTACTGGTTTGAAGCCGTGCAGCGCTTGACGGCGGATGACATCCAGCACCTGCGTACCCTGGTGGCGCGCGCCGAAGAGATGCTCAAAGGCCAACCGATCCGCGTGCCGCACAACGAGCACCGCGAACTACACCTGGTGATTTACCAACACTTGCAGAACCCCTTTGTGATCGGCTTGCTGGAAGCCTACTGGGAAGCCTACGAGCAGGTTGGCCTGAGTTTGTACACCGGCCTGGCCTACCAGCGCAAAGTGTGGGATTCACATCACCAAATCGTGGAAGCAATTGCGGAGAAAGATTTTGTGCGCGGCCACCAGCTTCTGGTCAGCCACTTTGATCTGATCGACAAGCGTAACGAGTAA
- a CDS encoding DUF2089 domain-containing protein yields MHSAPTHCPVCQGELVVTSLRCRECDTSLQGRFSNSAFSQLNAEQLAFVELFVRNEGKITRMEADLQLSYPTIRNRLLDVIRALGYEPGEDEFAGLSDAERKDIVNALERGEISYDEAMQRIQQNEG; encoded by the coding sequence ATGCACAGCGCGCCGACCCATTGCCCGGTGTGCCAGGGGGAGCTGGTGGTGACCAGCCTGCGCTGCCGCGAGTGTGATACCAGCCTGCAGGGCCGCTTCAGCAACAGTGCCTTCAGCCAACTCAACGCCGAACAGCTCGCCTTTGTGGAGCTGTTTGTGCGCAACGAGGGCAAGATCACCCGTATGGAGGCGGACCTGCAGCTCTCCTACCCCACCATCCGCAATCGCCTGCTGGACGTCATCCGTGCCCTGGGCTATGAACCGGGCGAGGATGAGTTTGCCGGGCTGAGCGACGCCGAGCGCAAAGACATTGTGAATGCGCTGGAGCGCGGCGAAATCAGCTACGATGAAGCTATGCAGCGCATTCAACAAAACGAAGGATAA